In Tripterygium wilfordii isolate XIE 37 chromosome 15, ASM1340144v1, whole genome shotgun sequence, one DNA window encodes the following:
- the LOC120016090 gene encoding uncharacterized protein LOC120016090 yields the protein MQLSGSIGSCHRSKEMHLKKALWSEGLLNEGSGGDDVSINTEKASESSTSSSSTAVEELVKSLSKERVYSEVTLALRSGLRDARAEFSFLRVRGLRSLLKSLRSLAHCDSSIRLFSHSQSIPDLQVVPVLFQHSLKESSENESLVESLDHIFSVDPMRITSPSTDAEVALALRVLEGCCLLHRESTVLAHRHKAVPVLMNILSTRGVLEQGACLDALISIMLDSSANQMEFEHCNGIEEVAELITDKQVDENLRLKCGEFLLLLIGHINGRERSTMASINEDIRRLLGEKSASLIWAASQFGSTLDPEQRLTALHIQARRVLESLDLY from the exons ATGCAACTCTCCGGTTCCATAGGTAGCTGCCATCGATCGAAAGAGATGCATCTGAAGAAGGCGTTGTGGAGCGAGGGGCTGTTGAATGAGGGCAGCGGCGGCGACGATGTGTCGATAAACACGGAGAAAGCATCAGAATCGTCAACATCATCGTCGTCGACGGCGGTGGAGGAGCTGGTGAAGTCGCTGAGCAAGGAGAGGGTATATAGTGAGGTGACTCTCGCACTCAGAAGCGGCCTCCGAGACGCCCGTGCCGAGTTCTCCTTCCTCCGCGTCCGTGGCCTTCGGTCCCTCCTAAAGTCCCTCCGATCCCTCGCCCACTGCGATTCCTCCATCCGCCTCTTCTCCCACTCCCAGTCCATCCCTGACCTTCAAG TGGTTCCGGTTCTGTTTCAGCATTCACTGAAAGAGTCGTCCGAGAACGAAAGCCTTGTTGAGAGCTTGGATCACATATTCAGCGTCGACCCTATGAGGATAACCAGTCCTTCTACGGATGCCGAGGTCGCCCTGGCGCTTCGTGTTCTGGAAGGTTGCTGTCTTCTCCACCGTGAGAGCACGGTTTTAGCCCATCGGCACAAGGCAGTTCCG GTTTTGATGAATATATTATCAACCAGAGGAGTCCTTGAGCAAGGTGCTTGTTTAGATGCTCTGATCTCAATAATGCTGGACTCATCAGCCAATCAGATG GAATTTGAGCATTGTAATGGCATTGAGGAAGTTGCAGAGCTCATTACAGATAAGCAAGTGGATGAAAATCTTCG ATTGAAGTGTGGAGAGTTCTTGTTGTTACTCATTGGGCATATAAATGGGAGAGAACGGTCTACTATGGCATCAATAAACGAAGATATAAGGCGCCTTCTGGGTGAGAAGTCTGCCTCATTGATATGGGCCGCCAGTCAATTTGGATCAACCCTTGATCCTGAGCAAAGATTGACTGCTTTACACATCCAAGCTCGAAGGGTTCTCGAATCATTGGATCTGTACTGA